Proteins encoded together in one Capricornis sumatraensis isolate serow.1 chromosome 3, serow.2, whole genome shotgun sequence window:
- the AHDC1 gene encoding transcription factor Gibbin, whose protein sequence is MRVKPQGLVVTSSAVCSSPDYLREPKYYPGGPPTPRPLLPARPPASPPDKAFAHTFSENPRPPPRRDPSTRRPPVLAKGDDPLPPRAARPVSQARCPTPAGDSSSSSRRRWDNGRATLRPVVQLIDIMKDLTRLSQDLQHSGVHLDCGGLRLSRPPAPPPGDLQYSFFSSPSLANSIRSPEERATPHAKSERPSHPLYEPEPEPRDSPQPGQGHSPGATAAATGLPPEPEPDGPDYSELADADILSELASLTCPEAQLLEAQALEPPSPEPEPQLLDPQPRFLDPQALEPLGDALELPPLQPLADPLGLPSLALQALDTLPDSLESQLLDPQALDPLPKLLDVPSRRLEPQQPLGPCPLAEPLRLDLCSPHGPPGPEGHPKYALRRTDRPKILCRRRKAGRGRKADAGPEGRLLPLPMPTGLAAALVEPPPPPPPPPPALPGPVPIPELEPEASQTPVVPPRKSKCRGVRRMVVKMAKIPVSLGRRNKTTYKVSSLSSSLSVEGKELGLRVSAEPTPLLKMKNNGRNVVVVFPPGEMPIILKRKRGRPPKNLLLGPGKPKEPVVVAAEAATVAAASMAMPEVKKRRRRKQKLASPQPSYAADANDSKAEYSDVLAKLAFLNRQSQCAGRCSPPRCWTPSEPESVHQAPDTQSISHFLHRVQGFRRRGGKAGGFGGRGGGHAAKAARCSFSDFFEGIGKKKKVVAVAAAGVGGPGLTELGHPRKRGRGEVDAVTGKPKRKRRSRKNGTLFPEQVPSGPGFGEAGTEWAGDKGGGWAPHHGHPGGQAGRNCGFQGTEARAFASTGLESGASGRGSYYSAAAPTGQAELSQERQNLFTGYFRSLLDSDDSSDLLDFALSASRPESRKASGTYAGPPTSALPAQRGLATFPSRGAKASPVAVGSGGAGAEPSFQPVLPARQTFPPGRAASYGLTPATSDCRAAETFPKLVPPPSAVARSPTTHPPTNTYPPQYGGYGAGQSVFAPAKPFTGQDCANSKDCSFAYGSGNSLPASPSSAHSAGYAPPPTGGPCLPPSKASFFNSSEGAPFSGSAPTPLRCDSRASTVSPGGYMVPKGTTASATSAASSSSSSFQPSPENCRQFAGASQWPFRQGYGGLDWASEAFSQLYNPGFDCHVSEPNVILDISNYTPQKVKQQTAVSETFSESSSDSTQFNQPVGGGFRRANSEASSSEGQSSLSSLEKLMMDWNEASSAPGYNWNQSVLFQSSSKPGRGRRKKVDLFEASHLGFPSSASATASGYPSKRSTGPRQPRGGRGGGACSAKKERGGAAAKAKFIPKPQPVNPLFQDSPDLGLDYYSGDSSMSPLPSQSRAFSVGERDPCDFMGPYSMNPSTPSDGTFSQGFHCDSPSLGPPELDGKHFPPLAHPPTVFDAGLQKAYSPTCSPTLGFKEELRPPPTKLAACEPLKHGLQGASLGHAAAAQAHLSCRDLPLGQPHYDSPSCKGTAYWYPPGSAARSPPYEGKVGSGLLADFLGRTEAACLSAPHLASPPATPKADKEPLEMARPPGPPRGPAAAAAAYGCPLLSDLTLSPVPRDSLLPLQDTAYRYPGFMPQAHPGLGGGPKSGFLGPMAEPHPEDTFTVTSL, encoded by the coding sequence ATGCGTGTGAAGCCCCAGGGCCTGGTGGTGACTTCCAGTGCCGTGTGCAGCTCTCCTGACTACCTCCGGGAGCCCAAGTACTACCCCggcggcccccccaccccccggccctTGCTTCCTGCCCGGCCCCCTGCCAGCCCACCCGACAAGGCCTTCGCCCACACTTTCTCCGAGAACCCGCGCCCACCCCCACGCCGGGACCCCAGCACCCGGCGCCCACCAGTCCTTGCCAAGGGGGACGACCCGCTGCCCCCGAGGGCAGCCCGTCCTGTCTCCCAGGCCCGCTGCCCCACACCTGCGggagacagcagcagcagctcccgaAGGCGCTGGGACAACGGGCGGGCGACCCTGCGTCCAGTGGTCCAGCTGATCGACATCATGAAGGACCTGACCCGGCTCTCCCAGGACCTGCAGCACAGCGGCGTGCACCTGGACTGTGGTGGTCTCCGTCTCagccgcccccccgccccgccccccggagACCTGCAGTACAGCTTCTTCTCCTCACCTAGCCTGGCCAACAGCATCCGAAGCCCAGAGGAGCGGGCCACCCCCCACGCCAAGTCCGAGAGGCCCAGCCACCCCCTGTACGAGCCTGAGCCTGAGCCTCGGGATAGCCCCCAGCCTGGCCAAGGCCACAGTCCCGGAGCCACGGCCGCGGCCACGGGTCTGCCACCAGAGCCTGAGCCCGACGGGCCCGATTACTCAGAACTTGCTGATGCCGACATCCTTAGTGAGCTGGCCTCCCTCACTTGCCCCGAGGCCCAGCTGCTGGAGGCCCAGGCCCTCGAGCCACCGTCGCCTGAGCCTGAGCCTCAGCTCTTGGACCCCCAACCCCGCTTCTTGGACCCGCAGGCTCTAGAGCCGCTCGGGGACGCTTTGGAGCTGCCGCCCCTGCAGCCCCTGGCTGATCCTCTGGGGTTGCCAAGCCTGGCGCTACAGGCTCTGGACACCCTGCCCGACTCCCTGGAGTCGCAGCTGCTTGACCCGCAGGCACTTGACCCCCTGCCCAAGTTGCTTGACGTCCCCAGCCGCCGCCTGGAGCCCCAGCAGCCCCTGGGACCCTGCCCACTGGCCGAGCCCTTGCGCCTGGACTTGTGCTCACCCCATGGCCCTCCGGGGCCTGAGGGTCACCCCAAATACGCCTTGCGGCGCACTGATAGGCCAAAGATCCTGTGTCGCCGACGGAAAGCCGGACGGGGACGCAAGGCAGACGCCGGCCCCGAGGGCCGCCTGCTGCCCCTGCCTATGCCCACCGGGCTGGCTGCTGCCCTGGTGGAGCCGCCCCCGCCGCCTCCGCCTCCGCCTCCTGCCCTGCCCGGGCCAGTCCCCATCCCGGAGCTGGAGCCCGAAGCCTCCCAGACCCCGGTGGTCCCTCCCCGCAAAAGCAAGTGCCGGGGTGTCCGGCGCATGGTGGTGAAGATGGCCAAGATCCCCGTGTCCCTGGGACGGCGAAACAAGACCACATACAAGGTGTCGTCTCTGAGCAGCAGCCTGAGCGTGGAGGGCAAGGAGCTGGGCCTGCGCGTGTCCGCGGAGCCCACCCCACTGCTGAAGATGAAGAACAACGGCCGCAACGTGGTAGTGGTCTTCCCGCCCGGCGAGATGCCCATCATTCTCAAGCGGAAGCGCGGCCGCCCTCCCAAGAACCTGCTGCTGGGCCCCGGCAAGCCCAAGGAGCCGGTGGTGGTGGCAGCCGAGGCGGCCACCGTGGCAGCGGCCAGCATGGCCATGCCAGAGGTGAAGAAGCGCCGGCGGCGGAAGCAGAAGCTGGCGTCCCCCCAGCCGTCCTACGCGGCGGACGCCAACGACAGCAAGGCCGAGTACTCAGACGTCCTCGCCAAGCTGGCCTTCCTGAACCGCCAGAGCCAGTGCGCTGGGCGGTGCTCCCCACCGCGCTGCTGGACGCCCAGCGAACCCGAGTCCGTGCACCAGGCGCCCGACACCCAGAGCATCTCCCACTTCCTGCATCGCGTGCAGGGCTTTCGCCGGCGAGGTGGCAAAGCGGGCGGCTTCGGTGGCCGGGGAGGGGGCCATGCAGCCAAGGCCGCCCGGTGCTCCTTCAGTGACTTCTTTGAGGGCATTGGCAAGAAGAAGAAGGTGGTGGCCGTGGCAGCCGCGGGGGTCGGGGGCCCCGGCCTCACTGAGCTGGGGCACCCGCGCAAGCGAGGCCGGGGGGAGGTGGATGCCGTGACTGGGAAGCCGAAACGCAAGAGGCGGTCCCGGAAGAACGGGACTCTGTTCCCAGAGCAGGTGCCCAGCGGCCCCGGCTTTGGGGAGGCAGGCACTGAGTGGGCTGGGGACAAGGGTGGCGGCTGGGCCCCTCACCACGGGCACCCAGGCGGGCAGGCTGGCCGAAACTGTGGGTTCCAGGGGACCGAGGCCCGGGCCTTTGCCTCCACTGGGCTAGAGAGCGGGGCTTCAGGCCGTGGCAGCTACTACAGCGCAGCCGCGCCCACGGGCCAGGCGGAGCTCAGCCAGGAGCGCCAAAACCTCTTCACCGGCTATTTCCGCTCCCTGCTCGATTCCGACGACTCCTCCGACCTCTTGGACTTTGCCCTCTCGGCCTCTCGGCCCGAGTCCCGGAAGGCATCAGGCACCTACGCAGGGCCTCCCACTAGTGCCCTGCCTGCCCAGCGGGGCCTGGCCACCTTCCCCAGCCGGGGAGCCAAGGCCAGCCCAGTGGCCGTGGGCAGTGGCGGGGCTGGGGCTGAGCCCTCTTTCCAGCCGGTGCTGCCCGCTCGCCAGACTTTCCCACCCGGCCGGGCAGCGAGCTATGGGCTCACCCCGGCTACTTCAGACTGCCGGGCTGCAGAGACCTTCCCCAAGCTGGTACCCCCACCTTCTGCTGTGGCCCGCTCACCTACCACCCACCCGCCCACCAACACCTACCCCCCACAGTACGGCGGCTATGGGGCCGGACAAAGCGTATTTGCCCCGGCTAAGCCCTTCACTGGCCAGGACTGCGCTAACAGCAAGGACTGCAGCTTTGCGTACGGCAGCGGCAACAGCCTACCTGCCTCACCCAGCAGCGCCCACAGCGCCGGCTACGCCCCACCGCCCACCGGTGGCCCCTGCCTGCCACCAAGCAAGGCCTCCTTCTTCAACAGCTCCGAGGGGGCCCCCTTCTCTGGTTCAGCCCCCACACCTCTGCGCTGTGACAGCCGGGCCAGCACAGTCTCGCCCGGTGGCTACATGGTGCCCAAGGGCACCACGGCCTCTGCCACCTCCGCCGCCTCCTCGTCGTCCTCGTCCTTCCAGCCCTCGCCTGAGAACTGTCGGCAGTTTGCGGGGGCTTCTCAGTGGCCTTTCCGGCAGGGCTACGGAGGCCTGGACTGGGCCTCGGAGGCCTTCAGTCAGCTCTACAATCCTGGCTTCGACTGCCACGTCAGCGAGCCCAACGTGATCCTGGACATCTCCAACTACACCCCGCAGAAGGTGAAGCAGCAGACGGCCGTGTCCGAGACCTTCTCCGAGTCCTCCTCTGACAGCACCCAATTCAATCAGCCGGTCGGTGGCGGTTTCCGGCGTGCCAACAGCGAGGCCTCGAGCAGCGAGGGCCAGTCGAGCCTGTCCAGCCTGGAGAAACTGATGATGGACTGGAACGAGGCCTCGTCCGCCCCCGGTTACAACTGGAACCAGAGCGTCCTCTTCCAGAGCAGCTCCAAGCCGGGCCGTGGACGGCGGAAGAAGGTGGACCTGTTCGAGGCCTCGCATCTGGGCTTCCCGTCGTCTGCCTCGGCCACTGCCTCAGGCTACCCGTCCAAACGGAGCACCGGGCCCCGGCAGCCTCGGGGTGGCCGGGGAGGTGGCGCCTGCTCGGCCAAGAAGGAGCGGGGTGGGGCGGCGGCCAAAGCCAAGTTCATCCCCAAGCCGCAGCCCGTCAACCCCCTGTTCCAGGACAGCCCGGACCTCGGCCTGGACTACTACAGCGGGGACAGCAGCATGTCCCCGCTGCCCTCCCAGTCGAGGGCCTTCAGTGTGGGCGAGCGCGACCCCTGTGACTTCATGGGACCCTACTCCATGAACCCATCCACGCCGTCCGACGGCACGTTCAGCCAAGGCTTCCACTGCGACTCACCTAGCCTGGGGCCCCCTGAGCTGGATGGCAAGCATTTCCCGCCGCTGGCCCATCCACCCACGGTGTTTGACGCAGGCCTGCAGAAGGCGTACTCGCCTACCTGCTCACCCACCCTGGGCTTCAAGGAAGAGCTGCGGCCGCCGCCCACAAAGCTGGCTGCCTGTGAGCCCCTCAAGCATGGGCTTCAGGGGGCCAGCCTGGGCCACGCGGCTGCAGCTCAGGCCCACCTGAGCTGCCGGGACCTGCCGCTGGGCCAGCCTCACTATGACTCCCCCAGCTGCAAGGGTACGGCGTATTGGTACCCGCCAGGCTCAGCTGCCCGCAGCCCACCCTACGAAGGCAAGGTGGGTTCGGGGCTGCTGGCTGACTTCCTGGGCAGGACGGAGGCTGCGTGCCTCAGTGCCCCACACCTGGCTAGCCCACCGGCCACACCCAAGGCCGACAAGGAGCCACTGGAGATGGCCCGGCCGCCCGGCCCACCCCGTGGCcccgctgcagctgctgctgcctaTGGCTGCCCACTTCTTAGTGACTTGACCCTGTCCCCCGTGCCGAGGGACTCGCTGCTGCCCCTGCAGGATACCGCCTACAGGTATCCAGGCTTTATGCCGCAGGCGCATCCCGGCCTGGGTGGGGGCCCCAAGAGCGGCTTCCTGGGGCCCATGGCGGAGCCTCACCCTGAGGACACATTCACCGTCACCTCCCTGTAG